The stretch of DNA AACATCATGCAGCAAGACATTGGTGCTATGCCTATCAACTAGGAACAGAAACTATTTCTTATCGCGCAAATGATGATGGAGAACCTAGCAATTCCGCAGGTATGCCTATTTATGGGCAAATACAATCTTTTGAAGTTACTAATATTTTAATTGTTGTGGTTCGATATTTTGGCGGCGTTAAATTAGGTGTTGGCGGCTTAATTAATGCCTATAAAACTGCAGCACAAATAGCATTAGAACACTCTAATATATTGGTAAAGACTATAAATATAGATTACCTGATTTCATTTGACTATAAAAACATGAATAAAGTCATGCGCATTATTAAGGAGAAAAACTTAAAGATTATCAATCAGGTATTAGAAATGAATTGTAAAATTACTGTTTCAGTGAGAAAAAAAGATGCACAATCTATTTTTGAAACTTTTAACCATCTCTTTGAAATTGACATAAAAAAATTAATCAACTAGAAGATCTAAAAGATATTTTGGAGCCCTTACTGGTCTATTCGTTTTTATATCAATAAACACTAAAGTAGTATGGGCCGTTGTTAAAACCTCCCCTTTATTATTAGTGATTTCATACTCAAATTCAATCTTAGCCGTAGGTCTTTTTTTTAGTTGAGTTTTTACATTAATTACATCATCATAACTCGCTGATTTTTTATAGTTTATACTTAAAGAAACTACAGGTAACATAACACCTTTTTCTTCCATATTTTTATAAGAAACCCCTAATTTTCGCAACCATTCTATTCTCCCCATTTCAAGGTATAATGCGTAATTACCATGATAAACG from Flavivirga spongiicola encodes:
- a CDS encoding IMPACT family protein; protein product: MASEEVLFKDKNSKFFGYAFPVLNEDDTKFYLEKLKKKHHAARHWCYAYQLGTETISYRANDDGEPSNSAGMPIYGQIQSFEVTNILIVVVRYFGGVKLGVGGLINAYKTAAQIALEHSNILVKTINIDYLISFDYKNMNKVMRIIKEKNLKIINQVLEMNCKITVSVRKKDAQSIFETFNHLFEIDIKKLIN
- a CDS encoding acyl-CoA thioesterase; this translates as MKIDEIQIRVRYGETDQMGVVYHGNYALYLEMGRIEWLRKLGVSYKNMEEKGVMLPVVSLSINYKKSASYDDVINVKTQLKKRPTAKIEFEYEITNNKGEVLTTAHTTLVFIDIKTNRPVRAPKYLLDLLVD